One Hemibagrus wyckioides isolate EC202008001 linkage group LG09, SWU_Hwy_1.0, whole genome shotgun sequence DNA segment encodes these proteins:
- the efcab2 gene encoding dynein regulatory complex protein 8: protein MADDKDSAGAEVSALHRRIRSAFDVFDHESNHTVDIREIGTIIRSLGCFPTEAELHDIIAEIEEEETSGFIRFEKFLPVMTKILIENKFRPIPEDLLLQAFQVLDQQKKGYLEPEELIKYLTQEGEPFSNEEMDEMLSAALDPDKQVVFYREFVGMMTLDDPH from the exons ATGGCGGATGATAAAGACTCGGCAG gagctGAAGTGTCTGCGCTACACAGGAGGATCAGATCTGCATTCGATGTGTTTGATCACGAGTCTAACCACACTGTGGACAtcag agagattgGCACTATAATCCGGTCACTTGGATGTTTCCCCACAGAGGCTGAGCTACATGACATCATTGCTGAG atagagGAAGAGGAGACTAGTGGATTTATTCGCTTTGAGAAATTCCTTCCTGTCATGACCAAAATACTGATCGAAAACAA GTTTCGTCCCATTCCCGAAGATTTACTCCTGCAGGCGTTTCAG GTGTTGGACCAGCAAAAGAAAGGATATTTGGAACCAGAGGAACTCATCAAGTATCTTACACAGGAAG gagagccATTCTCTAATGAAGAAATGGATGAAATGCTCTCGGCTGCGCTCGATCCTGATAAACAGGTTGTTTTCTACAGAGAGTTTGTTGGCATGATGACCCTTGATGACCCACACTAA
- the calm1a gene encoding calmodulin-1a isoform X1, which yields MVPQRVCVAAGQNSVCVSVVLELLEQQNCLYAELMEQQERRVTALMKRMVDMSSARLTKELHELKIGLQRVHADVSLLCRHTALTAHCMDNLRHKLIEDRRIEGRKGGKVDKETAGRKETGRGEGMKTAEMKRLEEFTKEPKAKKLVADLTDIQLHDLKADQLTEEQITEFREAFMLFDKNGDGSISTAELGSVMRSLGQNPTDTELYDIIRQVDADGNGRIDFPEFITMMVKKMKDTGSEDEIHEAFKVFDKDGNGFITGAELRAVMTNLGEEVTGQEVDEMIREADKDGDGQVNYQEFVQMMKAQ from the exons ATGGTGccgcagcgtgtgtgtgtggcagcagGCCAgaactcagtgtgtgtttcgGTGGTGTTGGAGCTGTTGGAGCAGCAGAACTGTCTTTATGCAGAGCTGATGGAGCAGCAGGAACGCAGAGTGACCGCTCTGATGAAGAGGATGGTGGACATGAGCTCAGCACGGCTAACCAAGGAGCTCCATGAACTCAAGATTGGACTGCAGAGGGTTCACGCTGACGTCTCACTCCTCTGCCGACACACTGCCCTCACCGCACACTGCATGGACAACCTGAGACATAAACTGATAGAGGACAGGAGGATAGAGGGCAGGAAGGGTGGAAAAGTGGACAAGGAGACAGCAGGCAGGAAGGAGACTGGCAGAGGTGAAGGCATGAAGACAGCAGAGATGAAAAGATTGGAGGAGTTCACCAAAGAACCCAAGGCTAAGAAACTGGTGGCAGATCTGACTGACATCCAACTTCATGATCTAAAG GCTGACCAACTCACAGAGGAACAGATCACCG agtttagGGAGGCTTTCATGTTGTTTGATAAGAATGGAGACGGTTCTATCAGCACTGCAGAGTTGGGCTCAGTGATGCGCTCTCTGGGACAAAATCCCACAGACACGGAACTGTACGACATCATCAGACAGGTGGACGCTGATG GTAATGGGAGAATTGACTTCCCTGAGTTTATCACTATGATGGTGAAAAAGATGAAGGACACGGGCAGTGAGGACGAGATCCACGAGGCCTTCAAAGTGTTTGATAAG GATGGAAATGGCTTCATCACTGGGGCGGAGCTACGTGCTGTCATGACAAACCTTGGTGAGGAAGTTACAGGACAGGAAGTGGATGAAATGATCAGAGAAGCAGATAAGGATGGAGACGGACAGGTCAACTAccaag
- the nrde2 gene encoding nuclear exosome regulator NRDE2, whose protein sequence is MALFPAFGEVSQAEISKGSGLEWLTNRSFCNVDALSLHQRTIHRDTAETHTPHHTHTSEQTSEEDNDGDGCGDDIRSKKRRKKEKKKKRKKQKKRNRDDSENSDSDTVYPSDLLNREQLEPSQRQEDLVNVGGVLWLDDLQCPTEKLFYLDRKSDPANWEYKSLYRAHITRYKRKGRSALGLDSRIQGVCWEDSTLEKKHKEKKEERYFSPSNRRFLSSESPSTLSVPPTDPTLSTDLASFIPLPSCKEESDPAPQTSTSTDPLRVYDLATSLWLEGKSQPEVKGQGQPPPSNMLMARVEDFNKKLRENPSDVNLWLEFIQFQDELGSSLSGQGAESERALWDRKLSVVERALQLNPSSVELKLHRLTLGRGLWDSSTQLKEWKKVVFVHPNSASLWMSYIQFTKSQFSSFSVPMVTSIYRKCLSTLSAVQDGQLISHPPLPGTEHHLLDVFVRQCHFLRQTGHSEKAVCLFQALIEFTFFKPDSVRDLTTKQQVEFFETFYDSGEPRVGESGARGWRTWMKQQERGGWIQTPDTEEDDEVDDEDEIKDKTQPRWRIWLNVESWREANHWLPWRPDKTKSQSEEECEDPDRQVLFDDIGPSLIRVELPELRLRLLLTFLHFLGVPIGSASSSSLVVNDSTFLDDRALLDETLDPERPLTSHDLPLTGVSAVGHMISHCDSRRKRVGLYKQGEGFVRNVLEQTLPLFPPQDRTELTLCWMQYEKLKVLQCVRSGSKKSFRVQGKCAKRLLKHLLKKQENRSSLLLWREYGHVEWLLGNIAEARRVFDSALSLGGASGLRDTTLCHLCLLYAQLEMELSCLCGAESVKTTPISATSSRAVYILTTITEDSTYRPFIGEVSPMAIVKARKVYEHSISEGRPCEKDSALIGCFGLFQYLTVGVDAADAVFTRARQNMKCTKQLEAMCVLHVALLRHHSSIRAFPLRRVRSALKDALTLLPHSTSLWRIHLQVDACYYNAADTRQFLHGVTKGNQTILPRLFTLTIEQQRKKRIDAVLRSGLPADSLPMFPEIGLCHRIRSLFEVAVASEHGAHCPLLWRRYINFMVCNGDVERGIGIFYRALQHVPWVKVLYMDAVSLFPDRVQEVLDLLIEKELRLRTPMEELDILLDD, encoded by the exons ATGGCGTTATTTCCTGCATTTGGAGAAGTGTCACAGGCTGAAATCTCTAAAGGCTCAG GTCTGGAATGGCTCACCAATCGCAGTTTCTGCAACGTGGATGCTTTGTCTCTACACCAACGCACCATCCACAGAGACACAGCGgagacacacactccacatcacacacacaccag TGAGCAGACATCTGAGGAAgacaatgatggtgatggttgtggtgatgacaTCAGATcaaagaagaggagaaagaaagagaaaaagaagaaaagaaagaagcagaagaagcgCAACAGAGACGATTCAGAGAACAGCGACTCGGACACCGTGTACCCCAGTGACCTACTGAACCGAGAACAACTGGAACCATCACAGAG acaggaGGACTTGGTTAATGTGGGTGGAGTTTTGTGGCTTGATGATCTTCAGTGTCCCACTGAGAAGCTCTTCTACTTGGACAGGAAGTCTGACCCTGCAAACTGGGAGTACAAATCACTGTACAGAGCTCACATCACCAG GTATAAGAGGAAGGGCAGGTCTGCTCTCGGATTGGACAGCAGGATTCAGGGCGTGTGTTGGGAAGACTCCACCCTGGAAAAGAAGcataaagaaaagaaggaggagCGTTATTTCTCTCCCTCCAACCGCAGATTTCTCAGCTCTGAATCTCCAAGTACTCTCTCAGTCCCTCCCACTGATCCCACCCTATCTACTGACCTTGCTTCATTTATCCCCCTTCCCTCCTGTAAGGAGGAGTCTGACCCCGCCCCTCAGACCAGCACCAGCACTGATCCACTCAGAGTGTATGACCTTGCAACCTCTTTGTGGCTGGAGGGAAAAAGTCAaccagaggtcaaaggtcaggggCAGCCACCTCCATCAAACATGCTAATGGCACGAGTGGAAGACTTTAACAAGAAACTGAGGGAAAACCCCAGTGATGTGAACTTGTGGCTGGAGTTCATACAGTTTCAG gacgaGCTGGGCAGCTCCCTCTCTGGGCAGGGGGCGGAGTCTGAGCGTGCTCTGTGGGACAGGAAGTTGAGTGTGGTGGAGCGTGCGCTGCAGTTGAACCCCAGCAGTGTGGAGTTGAAGCTGCACAGACTCACCCTGGGCAGGGGATTGTGGGATAGTTCAACACAGCTGAAGgagtggaagaaggtggtgtTTGTTCATCCCAACAGCGCCTCCCTGTGGATGAGCTACATCCAGTTCACAAAGAGCCAGTTCAGCTCCTTCTCTGTTCCCATGGTGACCAGTATATACAGGAAGTGTCTGAGCACGCTCAGTGCAGTACAAGACGGACAGCTGATCTCTCACCCACCACTGCCAGGGACAGAACACCACCTGCTGG ATGTGTTTGTGAGACAGTGCCACTTCCTGCGTCAGACGGGTCACTCAGAGAAAGCTGTGTGTCTTTTCCAGGCTCTGATTGAGTTTACCTTCTTCAAACCTGACAGCGTTAGAGACCTAACCACTAaacagcag gtggaGTTCTTTGAGACATTTTATGACAGCGGGGAGCCGAGGGTGGGGGAGAGTGGAGCCAGAGGGTGGAGAACCTGGATGAagcagcaggagagaggaggatggaTACAAACACCTGATAcag AGGAGGATGATGAAGTTGATGACGAAGATGAGATTAAAGATAAAACCCAGCCGAGGTGGAGAATCTGGCTTAATGTGGAGTCATGGCGGGAAGCCAACCACTGGTTACCATGGAGACCAGACAAAACAAAGAGCCAATCAGAGGAGGAATGTGAGGATCCAGACAGGCAG GTGTTGTTTGATGATATCGGACCATCTCTAATCCGTGTTGAGTTGCCAGAGCTGCGTCTTCGTCTCTTGCTCACTTTTCTTCACTTTCTGGGAGTGCCTATTGGCTCTGCCTCTTCGTCCAGCCTTGTTGTGAATGACTCCACCTTCCTGGATGACCGTGCCCTGTTGGATGAGACTCTTGACCCTGAGAGACCTTTGACCTCCCATGACCTCCCATTGACTGGAGTCAGTGCTGTGGGTCACATGATCTCTCATTGTGATTCTAGGAGGAAGAGGGTTGGGCTATATAAACAGGGGGAGGGGTTTGTCAGGAATGTTCTGGAACAGACCCTCCCACTATTTCCACCTCAGGACAGAACAGAACTCACTCTCTGCTGGATGCAATACGAAAAACTCAAG gtgcTGCAGTGTGTGCGTAGTGGCAGTAAGAAGAGTTTTAGGGTGCAGGGGAAGTGCGCTAAGCGTTTATTGAAGCATTTACTGAAGAAGCAGGAGAATCGTAGCTCTCTGTTGCTGTGGCGCGAGTACGGCCATGTTGAGTGGTTGTTAGGGAACATTGCTGAAGCACGCAGGGTTTTTGACTCTGCCCTCTCGTTGGGTGGGGCATCAGGTTTACGTGACACCACTCTCTGCCACCTCTGTCTGCTGTACGCACAATTAGAAATGGAACTTTCATGTCTGTGTGGGGCTGAGAGTGTAAAGACCACACCCATTTCTGCCACTTCCTCACGAGCAGTGTACATACTGACTACAATAACAGAGGACTCCACCTATAGGCCTTTCATAGGAGAGGTCAGCCCCATGGCCATAGTGAAGGCACGCAAAGTATACGAACATTCCATATCGGAAGGAAGGCCATGTGAGAAAGACAGTGCGCTGATTGGCTGTTTTGGCCTGTTCCAGTATTTGACGGTGGGGGTCGATGCGGCCGACGCTGTGTTCACTCGGGCCAGACAGAACATGAAGTGCACCAAGCAGCTCGAGGCCATGTGTGTATTGCATGTGGCGCTGTTACGTCATCACTCGAGCATCAGGGCATTTCCTCTGCGGCGTGTGAGGTCGGCACTGAAAGATGCACTCACCCTGCTGCCTCACAGCACATCCCTGTGGAGGATCCACCTACAGGTCGACGCCTGCTACTACAACGCTGCCGACACTCGACAGTTCCTACATGGCGTAACTAAGGGCAACCAGACCATCCTGCCTCGACTTTTCACCTTAACAATCGAACAGCAGAGGAAGAAACGGATAGATGCTGTGCTGCG gtcgGGTCTTCCAGCCGATTCCCTTCCCATGTTCCCAGAGATTGGCCTTTGCCACCGTATCCGCTCTCTGTTTGAGGTTGCCGTGGCGTCAGAGCATGGTGCTCACTGCCCTCTGCTATGGAGACGTTACATCAACTTCATG gtgtgtaATGGGGATGTAGAGAGAGGAATAGGAATCTTCTACAGAGCTCTACAGCATGTCCCCTGGGTGAAA gtcctGTACATGGATGCTGTGAGCTTGTTCCCTGATCGTGTTCAGGAGGTTCTGGATCTGCTGATTGAGAAGGAGCTGAGACTCCGGACCCCGATGGAGGAACTGGACATCCTGCTGGACGACTAA
- the calm1a gene encoding calmodulin-1a isoform X2, whose translation MEQQERRVTALMKRMVDMSSARLTKELHELKIGLQRVHADVSLLCRHTALTAHCMDNLRHKLIEDRRIEGRKGGKVDKETAGRKETGRGEGMKTAEMKRLEEFTKEPKAKKLVADLTDIQLHDLKADQLTEEQITEFREAFMLFDKNGDGSISTAELGSVMRSLGQNPTDTELYDIIRQVDADGNGRIDFPEFITMMVKKMKDTGSEDEIHEAFKVFDKDGNGFITGAELRAVMTNLGEEVTGQEVDEMIREADKDGDGQVNYQEFVQMMKAQ comes from the exons ATGGAGCAGCAGGAACGCAGAGTGACCGCTCTGATGAAGAGGATGGTGGACATGAGCTCAGCACGGCTAACCAAGGAGCTCCATGAACTCAAGATTGGACTGCAGAGGGTTCACGCTGACGTCTCACTCCTCTGCCGACACACTGCCCTCACCGCACACTGCATGGACAACCTGAGACATAAACTGATAGAGGACAGGAGGATAGAGGGCAGGAAGGGTGGAAAAGTGGACAAGGAGACAGCAGGCAGGAAGGAGACTGGCAGAGGTGAAGGCATGAAGACAGCAGAGATGAAAAGATTGGAGGAGTTCACCAAAGAACCCAAGGCTAAGAAACTGGTGGCAGATCTGACTGACATCCAACTTCATGATCTAAAG GCTGACCAACTCACAGAGGAACAGATCACCG agtttagGGAGGCTTTCATGTTGTTTGATAAGAATGGAGACGGTTCTATCAGCACTGCAGAGTTGGGCTCAGTGATGCGCTCTCTGGGACAAAATCCCACAGACACGGAACTGTACGACATCATCAGACAGGTGGACGCTGATG GTAATGGGAGAATTGACTTCCCTGAGTTTATCACTATGATGGTGAAAAAGATGAAGGACACGGGCAGTGAGGACGAGATCCACGAGGCCTTCAAAGTGTTTGATAAG GATGGAAATGGCTTCATCACTGGGGCGGAGCTACGTGCTGTCATGACAAACCTTGGTGAGGAAGTTACAGGACAGGAAGTGGATGAAATGATCAGAGAAGCAGATAAGGATGGAGACGGACAGGTCAACTAccaag
- the calm1a gene encoding calmodulin-1a isoform X3, which produces MLFDKNGDGSISTAELGSVMRSLGQNPTDTELYDIIRQVDADGNGRIDFPEFITMMVKKMKDTGSEDEIHEAFKVFDKDGNGFITGAELRAVMTNLGEEVTGQEVDEMIREADKDGDGQVNYQEFVQMMKAQ; this is translated from the exons ATGTTGTTTGATAAGAATGGAGACGGTTCTATCAGCACTGCAGAGTTGGGCTCAGTGATGCGCTCTCTGGGACAAAATCCCACAGACACGGAACTGTACGACATCATCAGACAGGTGGACGCTGATG GTAATGGGAGAATTGACTTCCCTGAGTTTATCACTATGATGGTGAAAAAGATGAAGGACACGGGCAGTGAGGACGAGATCCACGAGGCCTTCAAAGTGTTTGATAAG GATGGAAATGGCTTCATCACTGGGGCGGAGCTACGTGCTGTCATGACAAACCTTGGTGAGGAAGTTACAGGACAGGAAGTGGATGAAATGATCAGAGAAGCAGATAAGGATGGAGACGGACAGGTCAACTAccaag